The Deltaproteobacteria bacterium nucleotide sequence GTTGGAGCTGGTACAAGAGCAGGCGGCACGGGTGCAGCCGATCGCCGCAAGGGCGGCGACGGGGGAGGAGTTGGCGTTGGTGCATGACGGCGCCTACGTCGAGGAGGTGGCGCTGACGCAGCACTTGCCGCGTTACGCTTTTGATGCCGACACGCCGGCGTCGCCGCAGTCGTACGCGACGGCGTGCTTGGCGGCGGGTGGTTTCCTCGCCTTACTCGAGGCGATCATGGCGGGGCAGGTGGACAACGGTTTTGCTTTGGTCCGGCCGCCGGGTCATCACGCCGAGCGTACGCGCGCGATGGGCTTCTGCCTGTTCAACAACGTGGCGGTGGGGGCCGAATACCTGCGGCGAGTGCATGGCCTGTCGCGCCTGCTGATCGTGGACTGGGACCTGCATCACGGCAACGGCACGCAGCACATGTTCGAGCGCGACCCGGGAGTGCTCTACATTTCGACGCACCAGTATCCGTACTACCCCGGCAGCGGCGCGATGGAAGAAGTCGGGCGGGGCGAGGGCGAGGGTTTCACCGTCAACCTGCCGTTCCCGGCCGGTTTCGGCGACGCCGAGTTTGCCGAGGCGTTCACCGCCGTGGTCGAGCCGATCGCGGAGCAGTTCGCGCCCGAGTTCGTACTGATCTCTGCCGGCTTCGATGCGCACGTGCGCGACCCGCTCGGCGGCCTAGAGGCCACCGAAGCCGGCTTCGAGCGCATGGCGCGCTCGCTGCTGGCGATAGCGCAGCGGCACGCCGGCGGCCGCTGCGCCGCGATCCTCGAGGGGGGCTACGATCTCACCGCGATTCGCCACTGCGCCGC carries:
- a CDS encoding histone deacetylase; protein product: MGETGVVIDPRYLDHDTGRGHPERRERVAVLLELVQEQAARVQPIAARAATGEELALVHDGAYVEEVALTQHLPRYAFDADTPASPQSYATACLAAGGFLALLEAIMAGQVDNGFALVRPPGHHAERTRAMGFCLFNNVAVGAEYLRRVHGLSRLLIVDWDLHHGNGTQHMFERDPGVLYISTHQYPYYPGSGAMEEVGRGEGEGFTVNLPFPAGFGDAEFAEAFTAVVEPIAEQFAPEFVLISAGFDAHVRDPLGGLEATEAGFERMARSLLAIAQRHAGGRCAAILEGGYDLTAIRHCAAAVLAELRGPGGEVRPAPASRASALLEQVRAVQRRYWKL